From a single SAR202 cluster bacterium genomic region:
- a CDS encoding AAA family ATPase, which yields MVLRPEQFTEAARDALGASQELMVRYRHNQWDVEHVLLALLQQDKGLASDILRQMGVDAGSLRSQMERVLDQAPKLASPSTQIYSTPRLARLMENAKAEADRLKDEFVGVEHLLVAAAMEDQGPAASILKARGITTEKLYQALAQVRGSHRVTDPRAESRYRSLEKYSVDLTGLARQGKLDPVVGREEEIRRVMQTLTRRKKNNPVIIGEAGVGKTAIAEGLAQRIVAEDVPDALKGRRVMALDMGALVAGSKFRGEFEERLKAVIDEVKVSQGEVILFIDEIHTMVGAGGAEGAIDASNLLKPALARGELQCIGATTLDEYRKHIEKDAALERRFQPVFLDEPSVDDTIQILRALRPKYEAHHKVKIDDSALEAAARLSQRYITERHLPDKAIDLLDEAAAKLRLDAESLPSHLQEKERSLQDLRNQEEAASQRGDYESSAKYRTERVRLEGTFNKEREAWFKDKKTDMVVDAQDIARLIHSWTGIQVAQLLETEKDKLLNMEERLHARIVGQEDAVRAISEAIRRARSGLKDPKRPIGSFIFLGPTGVGKTELARALAQYLFDDDEAMVRLDMSEYMEKHTVSRLIGAPPGYVGYDEGGQLTETVRRRPFRVILFDEIEKAHPDVFNILLQILEDGRLTDGQGRTVDFRNTVIIMTSNLGTQAIAHQPVGFKLDGRARSIMDEERLRASIRDALQRQFRPEFLNRIDEIIIFNPLTQEQIKQIVKLLAKEVQERLSEQKITFELTSAAEDWLVKEGYDPVYGARPLRRALQRHVENPLARQLLAGEISEGNHVVVDVKDGNLTFTKAAAPVPASAAS from the coding sequence ATGGTTCTAAGACCAGAACAATTTACTGAAGCCGCCCGGGACGCCCTCGGAGCCTCCCAGGAGCTTATGGTTCGTTACCGCCACAACCAGTGGGACGTGGAGCACGTCCTTCTCGCCCTTCTCCAGCAAGACAAAGGCCTAGCCAGCGACATACTGCGCCAGATGGGCGTGGACGCCGGCTCCCTGAGATCCCAAATGGAACGCGTTCTCGACCAGGCCCCCAAGCTGGCATCCCCGTCCACCCAGATCTACAGCACGCCTCGCCTCGCACGCCTCATGGAAAACGCCAAGGCCGAAGCAGACCGCCTCAAGGACGAGTTTGTCGGCGTTGAGCATCTCCTGGTCGCCGCCGCTATGGAAGACCAGGGTCCCGCCGCCTCCATCCTCAAGGCCCGTGGCATCACCACCGAAAAGCTCTACCAGGCCCTGGCCCAGGTCCGCGGCAGCCACCGCGTCACCGACCCCCGCGCCGAGAGCCGGTATCGTTCCCTCGAAAAGTACAGCGTCGACCTCACCGGGCTCGCCCGTCAGGGCAAGCTGGACCCCGTCGTTGGCCGTGAGGAGGAGATCCGGCGCGTTATGCAGACCCTCACCCGCCGCAAGAAAAACAACCCCGTCATCATCGGCGAGGCCGGCGTCGGCAAGACCGCCATCGCCGAAGGTCTGGCCCAGCGCATCGTTGCCGAGGACGTCCCTGATGCCCTCAAAGGCAGGCGCGTTATGGCCCTGGACATGGGTGCCCTCGTCGCCGGCAGCAAGTTCCGCGGCGAATTCGAGGAGCGCCTCAAGGCTGTCATCGACGAGGTCAAAGTCTCCCAGGGTGAAGTCATTCTCTTCATAGACGAGATTCATACCATGGTCGGCGCCGGCGGCGCCGAAGGCGCCATCGACGCCAGCAACCTCCTCAAACCCGCTCTCGCCCGTGGCGAGCTCCAGTGCATAGGCGCTACCACCCTGGACGAGTACCGGAAGCACATCGAAAAAGATGCCGCCCTGGAGCGCCGCTTCCAGCCCGTGTTCCTGGACGAGCCCTCCGTGGATGACACCATTCAGATCCTCCGCGCCCTGCGGCCTAAATACGAAGCCCATCACAAGGTCAAAATCGACGACTCCGCCCTGGAGGCCGCCGCCCGCCTCAGTCAGCGTTACATCACCGAGCGTCATCTCCCCGACAAGGCCATTGACCTCCTGGACGAGGCCGCCGCCAAGCTGCGCCTGGACGCCGAAAGCCTTCCCTCCCATCTCCAGGAAAAGGAGCGCAGCCTTCAGGACCTCCGGAACCAGGAAGAGGCCGCCTCCCAGCGCGGCGATTATGAGTCCTCCGCTAAGTACCGCACCGAGCGTGTCCGCCTGGAAGGGACTTTTAATAAGGAGCGCGAGGCCTGGTTCAAGGACAAGAAGACAGACATGGTCGTGGACGCTCAGGACATCGCCCGGCTAATCCATAGCTGGACCGGCATTCAGGTCGCCCAGTTGCTGGAGACCGAGAAGGATAAGCTGCTTAACATGGAAGAGCGCCTTCACGCCCGCATCGTCGGCCAGGAAGACGCCGTCCGCGCCATCTCTGAAGCTATCCGACGCGCCCGCTCCGGCCTCAAAGACCCCAAGCGGCCTATCGGCAGCTTCATCTTCCTCGGCCCCACCGGCGTCGGCAAGACCGAATTGGCCCGCGCCCTCGCCCAGTACCTCTTCGACGACGACGAAGCTATGGTGCGCCTCGACATGTCCGAGTACATGGAGAAGCATACCGTCTCCCGCCTCATCGGCGCGCCTCCCGGCTACGTCGGCTACGACGAGGGCGGCCAGCTTACCGAGACTGTCCGCCGCCGCCCCTTCCGCGTCATCCTTTTCGACGAAATCGAAAAGGCCCACCCGGACGTCTTCAACATCCTGCTGCAGATTCTTGAGGATGGCCGCCTCACCGACGGTCAGGGCAGGACAGTAGACTTTCGCAACACTGTCATTATCATGACCAGCAACCTCGGCACCCAGGCCATCGCCCACCAGCCCGTCGGCTTCAAGCTGGACGGCAGGGCCCGCTCCATCATGGACGAAGAGCGCCTCCGCGCCTCCATCCGGGACGCCCTCCAACGGCAGTTCCGCCCTGAGTTCCTCAACCGTATAGATGAGATCATCATCTTCAACCCCCTCACCCAGGAGCAGATCAAACAAATCGTTAAGCTCCTGGCTAAAGAGGTTCAGGAGCGGCTGTCCGAGCAGAAGATCACCTTCGAGCTGACCAGCGCCGCCGAAGACTGGCTCGTCAAAGAAGGCTACGACCCCGTCTACGGCGCCCGCCCCCTGCGCCGTGCCCTCCAGCGCCACGTGGAAAACCCCCTGGCCCGCCAGCTCCTCGCCGGCGAGATCTCGGAAGGCAACCACGTCGTCGTCGACGTCAAGGACGGCAACCTCACCTTCACCAAAGCCGCCGCTCCCGTCCCTGCTTCCGCCGCCAGTTAG
- a CDS encoding PIN domain nuclease, which produces MIVRTINVIAFALLGWRIGLLTPWVSDSVDGYLPWGLTFTLGGGALGGLFGPFLTLLLLRKALEETGKIPSSAIISGAVGLIAGLAIAALASIPLFQIDGWLSWVLPLSLSGVLGAIGLALGLQREREFRGLAPAPSTKAGAPPLSSRANGRILVDTSAIIDGRVADVTKTGFIRGTLVIPRFVLDELRHIADSNDPLRRTRGRRGLEVLSRLSREGELPIQVLETKDINGAEVDSELVHLAKKLKAHILTTDFNLNRVAELQGISVLNVNELANALKPVVLPGEELSINIVQEGKEPGQGVAFLDDGTMVVVEGGRRFINTVQQVAVTRVLQTAAGRIIFAQPRSGY; this is translated from the coding sequence TTGATAGTCCGCACAATTAACGTCATCGCCTTCGCACTCCTGGGCTGGCGTATTGGCCTGCTCACGCCCTGGGTTTCCGACAGCGTTGACGGCTACCTCCCCTGGGGCCTCACCTTCACCCTCGGCGGCGGCGCCCTCGGCGGTCTCTTCGGCCCCTTCCTCACATTGCTCCTCCTCCGCAAGGCCCTGGAAGAGACCGGCAAGATACCCTCTTCCGCCATCATATCAGGCGCTGTTGGCCTCATCGCCGGCCTCGCCATCGCCGCTCTGGCCTCTATTCCCCTCTTCCAAATCGATGGCTGGCTTAGCTGGGTCCTCCCCCTCTCTCTCAGCGGCGTCCTCGGCGCCATAGGCCTTGCCCTGGGCCTCCAGCGCGAGCGTGAGTTTCGAGGCCTCGCCCCCGCCCCCAGTACTAAAGCCGGGGCTCCTCCTCTTTCCAGCAGGGCCAACGGACGGATCCTCGTCGACACCAGCGCCATCATCGACGGCCGCGTCGCCGATGTCACCAAGACCGGCTTCATCCGCGGCACTCTCGTCATCCCTAGATTTGTCCTCGATGAGCTTCGCCACATCGCCGACTCCAACGACCCTCTCCGCCGCACCCGAGGCCGCCGCGGCCTGGAAGTCCTCTCCCGTCTCAGTCGCGAGGGCGAGCTTCCCATCCAGGTCCTCGAGACCAAAGACATTAATGGCGCTGAGGTGGATTCCGAGCTTGTACACCTCGCCAAAAAGCTCAAAGCCCACATCCTCACCACAGATTTCAACCTGAACCGTGTCGCCGAGCTCCAGGGCATAAGCGTCCTCAACGTCAATGAACTCGCCAACGCCCTCAAACCCGTGGTCCTCCCCGGCGAGGAGCTGAGCATCAACATCGTTCAAGAAGGAAAAGAGCCCGGCCAGGGCGTCGCATTCCTGGACGACGGCACCATGGTAGTCGTTGAAGGCGGGCGTCGCTTTATCAATACCGTCCAGCAGGTGGCCGTCACCCGCGTCCTTCAGACCGCCGCCGGCCGCATCATCTTCGCCCAACCCCGCAGCGGATATTAG